In the genome of bacterium, one region contains:
- a CDS encoding EamA family transporter — MTSWFWYAVGAAVLYGLHQIFTKLAAEHVSDGLGGLIVEGTATVAIALYLLVLWQTSAEAQRAAGPGILYSVLTGICVGAGTVMFFLLFQKGGPLSAVPMVLAGGAALMAIAGILFFKEPASWPRLLGIALSIAGLFLLRLTPAK, encoded by the coding sequence ATGACGAGCTGGTTCTGGTACGCCGTCGGGGCGGCCGTGTTGTACGGCCTGCATCAGATCTTCACCAAACTGGCCGCCGAGCATGTGTCGGATGGACTGGGTGGTCTGATTGTCGAAGGAACGGCCACGGTGGCCATCGCCCTGTACTTGCTTGTTCTATGGCAGACCTCCGCCGAGGCCCAGCGCGCGGCAGGCCCAGGTATTCTCTACTCCGTCCTCACGGGGATCTGCGTGGGAGCTGGAACCGTGATGTTCTTTCTGCTTTTCCAGAAGGGCGGTCCCCTGTCGGCCGTGCCCATGGTGCTTGCCGGCGGGGCTGCCCTGATGGCGATCGCTGGCATCCTGTTCTTCAAGGAACCAGCATCCTGGCCCAGGCTGCTGGGCATTGCCCTGTCCATCGCAGGCTTGTTCCTGTTGCGCCTAA